From Pagrus major chromosome 6, Pma_NU_1.0, one genomic window encodes:
- the brk1 gene encoding probable protein BRICK1, which translates to MAGQEDPVQREIHQDWANREYIEVITSSIKKIADFLNSFDMSCRSRLATLNEKLTALERRIEYIEARVTKGETLT; encoded by the exons ATGGCTGGCCAGGAAGACCCAGTGCAGAGAGAGATTCACCAAGATTGGGCGAATCGAGAGTATATAGAAGTAATAACGAGTAGCATCAAAAAAATCGCCGACTTTCTAAACTCGTTTG ACATGTCGTGTCGATCCCGCTTGGCCACTCTCAACGAGAAGCTGACGGCGTTGGAGAGGAGGATTGAATATATTGAGGCGAGA GTGACAAAAGGGGAGACCTTGACCTAG
- the gpx1a gene encoding glutathione peroxidase 1a, translating to MAGNVKRFYDLTAKLLSGEMFSFSALKGKVVLIENVASLUGTTTRDYTQMNELHSRYSDKGLVILGVPCNQFGHQENCKNDEILQSLKYVRPGNGFEPKIQLLEKVDVNGKDAHPLFVYLKEKLPFPSDDAMALMTDPKSIIWSPVRRDDVSWNFEKFLVGPDGEPYKRYSRCFLTIDIEADIKELLKKVK from the exons ATGGCTGGGAATGTGAAAAGGTTTTACGACCTGACAGCCAAGCTGCTGTCTGGCGAGATGTTCAGCTTCTCTGCACTGAAGGGGAAAGTTGTCCTCATTGAGAATGTGGCGTCTCTCTGAGGAACAACAACCAGGGACTACACTCAGATGAACGAGCTCCACAGTCGTTACTCCGACAAGGGACTCGTTATCCTGGGTGTCCCCTGCAATCAGTTTGGACACCAG GAGAACTGCAAGAATGATGAAATCCTGCAGTCTCTGAAGTACGTCCGTCCAGGGAACGGCTTTGAACCAAAGATCCAGCTCCTTGAGAAGGTGGATGTGAATGGAAAGGATGCCCACCCCCTGTTTGTTTATCTGAAGGAAAAGCTTCCATTCCCCAGCGACGATGCCATGGCTCTCATGACTGATCCAAAGTCCATCATTTGGAGTCCCGTCAGGAGAGACGACGTCTCCTGGAACTTTGAGAAGTTCCTAGTCGGTCCTGATGGAGAGCCCTACAAGCGCTACAGCAGATGTTTCCTCACCATTGACATTGAGGCAGATATTAAAGAGCTACTTAAGAAGGTCAAGTAA